A window from Bosea sp. ANAM02 encodes these proteins:
- a CDS encoding FAD-binding oxidoreductase: MSARYDIATLKTRLGGVRTEENPALVKQKSRDFFWYSPILKRQLDHVVGDIVVSPTSEAEVVQVLAACHELGIPVTPRGTGTGNYGQAMPLSGGVLLDLSGFNKVKEIAAGRYVAEPGAIMARVDDETRAHSRQELRLHPSTYQTASIGGFIAGGSGGVGSIKWGGLRDWGNIIRLKVATMEKSPRILEFFGEDLHKVAHAYGTNGIITEVEMPLGPAYNWVDVIIGFEDLRAATEFANAVGEQDGLALKNLCVVAAPAPHDYFLRHRKFLPRDSHLVIVMAADFAVDALCAYARRFKGAELLLRTDRLAPEDAKGLPPAYELGWNHTTLRALRVDPAITYLQVLYPFPNQVDLVDRIHARFGDEVTCHLEFVRFDGKITCFGLPLVRFTTEERLEEIMAIHEEMGAPIFNPHRYTLEEGGMKQTDETQLAFKREADPQGLLNPGKMIAWEDPSYDYRSGKTFLFRSLAEAGVG, encoded by the coding sequence ATGAGTGCACGCTACGACATCGCCACGCTGAAGACGCGCCTCGGCGGCGTCCGCACCGAGGAGAACCCGGCGCTGGTGAAGCAGAAGAGCCGCGACTTCTTCTGGTATTCGCCGATCCTGAAGCGCCAGCTCGACCATGTCGTCGGCGATATCGTGGTTTCGCCGACGAGCGAAGCGGAGGTGGTGCAGGTGCTCGCCGCCTGCCACGAACTCGGCATTCCCGTGACGCCGCGCGGCACAGGCACCGGGAATTACGGGCAGGCCATGCCGCTCTCCGGAGGTGTGCTGCTCGATCTCTCGGGCTTCAACAAGGTCAAGGAGATCGCCGCCGGCCGTTATGTCGCCGAGCCCGGCGCGATCATGGCCCGGGTCGACGACGAGACCCGCGCCCATTCGCGGCAGGAGCTGCGCCTGCATCCCTCGACCTATCAGACGGCCTCGATCGGCGGCTTCATCGCCGGCGGCTCGGGCGGCGTCGGTTCGATCAAGTGGGGCGGCCTGCGTGACTGGGGCAACATCATCCGGCTCAAGGTCGCGACGATGGAGAAAAGCCCGCGCATCCTCGAATTCTTCGGCGAGGACCTGCACAAGGTCGCCCATGCCTATGGCACCAACGGCATCATCACCGAGGTCGAGATGCCGCTCGGCCCGGCCTATAACTGGGTCGACGTCATCATCGGTTTCGAGGACCTGCGGGCCGCGACCGAATTCGCCAATGCCGTCGGCGAGCAGGACGGGCTCGCCCTGAAGAATCTCTGCGTCGTCGCCGCGCCGGCACCGCATGACTACTTCCTGCGCCACCGCAAATTCCTGCCGCGCGACAGCCATCTCGTCATCGTCATGGCTGCCGATTTTGCCGTCGATGCGCTCTGCGCCTATGCGCGGCGCTTCAAGGGCGCGGAGCTGCTGCTGCGCACCGACAGGCTCGCGCCGGAGGACGCGAAGGGCCTGCCGCCGGCCTATGAGCTCGGCTGGAACCACACGACGCTCCGGGCTTTGCGTGTCGATCCGGCGATCACCTACCTGCAGGTGCTCTACCCCTTCCCGAACCAGGTCGATCTCGTCGACAGGATTCATGCCCGCTTCGGCGACGAGGTGACCTGCCATCTCGAATTCGTGCGTTTCGACGGCAAGATCACCTGCTTCGGCCTGCCGCTGGTGCGCTTCACCACGGAGGAGCGCCTGGAGGAGATCATGGCGATCCACGAGGAGATGGGCGCGCCGATCTTCAATCCGCATCGCTACACGCTGGAGGAGGGCGGCATGAAGCAGACCGACGAGACGCAGCTCGCCTTCAAGCGCGAAGCCGATCCGCAGGGCCTGCTCAACCCCGGCAAGATGATCGCCTGGGAGGACCCGAGCTACGATTATCGCTCGGGCAAGACCTTCCTGTTCCGCAGCCTCGCCGAAGCCGGCGTCGGCTAA
- a CDS encoding NAD(P)H-dependent oxidoreductase, which yields MRVLVLYAHPVPESFGAAIHETVVASLKAAGHEVDDCDLYAEGFDPVLSREERRGYHDTDRNTLPVAGYVERVKRSEALVLCFPVWNFGYPAILKGFLDRVFLPGVSFRMVEGKAQPALHNIRRLVAVTSYGGSRWRAFLMGDPPRKMVCRALRAVCHPLARTTYLAHYEMNLSTPASRAAFLKKVATKLTLS from the coding sequence ATGCGAGTCCTCGTTCTCTATGCCCATCCGGTGCCGGAAAGTTTCGGCGCGGCCATCCATGAGACGGTCGTCGCCAGCCTGAAGGCGGCGGGGCACGAGGTCGACGATTGCGATCTCTATGCCGAGGGCTTCGACCCTGTGCTGAGCCGGGAGGAGCGGCGCGGCTATCACGACACGGACCGCAACACGCTGCCGGTCGCCGGCTATGTCGAGCGGGTGAAGCGGTCCGAGGCGCTGGTGCTGTGCTTCCCGGTCTGGAATTTCGGCTATCCCGCGATCCTCAAGGGCTTCCTCGATCGCGTCTTCCTGCCCGGCGTGTCCTTCAGGATGGTCGAGGGCAAGGCGCAGCCGGCTCTGCACAATATTCGCCGGCTGGTCGCCGTCACCAGCTATGGCGGCTCGCGCTGGCGCGCCTTCCTGATGGGCGACCCGCCGCGCAAAATGGTCTGCCGGGCGCTGCGGGCCGTCTGCCACCCGCTGGCGCGCACGACCTATCTCGCCCATTACGAGATGAACCTTTCGACTCCGGCCAGCCGGGCCGCTTTCCTGAAAAAAGTCGCGACCAAACTCACGCTCTCGTAG
- a CDS encoding MarR family winged helix-turn-helix transcriptional regulator: MTKAIEKSVGRALLVTARLHRSRMGERLNGLGLFPGQEQALKALQPAAMTMGELAALLRVKPPTVSKTIGRLSLQGLVTREGGNRDGRLVQVALTEAGQNTAAELDAVWNEVEEELLDKLDGKERKQLRKLLRKAAKGLSKAGAEHDDQDADLDEADSDA; the protein is encoded by the coding sequence ATGACCAAGGCAATCGAGAAGAGTGTCGGCCGTGCCCTGCTCGTCACCGCGCGGCTGCATCGCTCGCGGATGGGCGAGAGGCTGAACGGGCTCGGCCTGTTCCCGGGGCAGGAGCAGGCGCTGAAAGCGCTACAACCGGCCGCGATGACGATGGGCGAGCTTGCGGCGCTGCTGCGCGTCAAGCCGCCGACCGTGTCGAAGACGATCGGGCGGCTTTCGCTGCAGGGGCTCGTTACGCGCGAGGGCGGCAACCGCGACGGCCGTCTCGTGCAGGTGGCACTGACCGAAGCCGGCCAGAACACCGCGGCCGAGCTCGACGCGGTCTGGAACGAGGTCGAGGAAGAGTTGCTCGACAAGCTCGACGGCAAGGAGCGCAAGCAATTGCGCAAGCTGCTGCGCAAGGCGGCCAAGGGCCTCTCCAAGGCCGGCGCCGAGCATGACGATCAGGATGCCGATCTCGACGAAGCCGATAGCGACGCCTGA
- a CDS encoding DMT family transporter encodes MSSPSVAPSETGRARMAAIGLMCAAVLLFSLLDTSAKWLGQSMNPLQVVFARYAGSMILVLAVINPWSRPGVLRSNRPWLQWGRSLLLLGSTALNFVALRYLQLAETISIMFATPLVVALASGPLLGEWPGPRRLAAIGVGFIGVLVVTRPGVGGMHPAALLIVLGCLCYAFYSLSTRMLSGHDSSETTMIYSGAAGTLATIPLLPWVWETPQTLLPWLLMIAVGALGGFGHWLLILAHRLAPATVLAPFIYSQIIWMLLLGWLVFDQLPDRWTFVGAGIVISSGLYLLYRERVRHVPKEAASARLD; translated from the coding sequence GTGTCCTCCCCTTCAGTGGCGCCTTCCGAGACGGGCCGCGCGCGCATGGCCGCGATCGGCCTGATGTGTGCGGCCGTCCTGCTGTTCTCGCTGCTCGATACCAGCGCCAAATGGCTGGGGCAGTCGATGAACCCGCTGCAGGTGGTGTTCGCGCGCTATGCCGGCAGCATGATCCTGGTTCTGGCGGTCATCAATCCGTGGTCGCGGCCGGGTGTACTGCGCAGCAATCGCCCCTGGCTGCAATGGGGGCGCTCCCTGTTGCTGCTCGGCTCGACGGCGCTCAACTTCGTGGCGCTGCGCTATCTCCAGCTCGCCGAGACGATCTCGATCATGTTCGCGACGCCGCTCGTCGTGGCGCTGGCGTCGGGGCCGCTGCTCGGGGAATGGCCGGGGCCGCGACGTCTCGCGGCGATCGGCGTCGGATTCATCGGCGTGCTGGTGGTGACGCGGCCCGGTGTCGGCGGCATGCATCCGGCGGCATTGCTGATCGTGCTCGGCTGCCTGTGCTACGCTTTCTATTCGCTCTCGACCCGCATGCTCTCCGGCCATGATTCATCGGAAACCACGATGATCTACTCGGGCGCGGCCGGGACGCTGGCGACGATCCCGCTTCTGCCCTGGGTCTGGGAGACGCCGCAGACGCTGCTGCCCTGGCTCCTGATGATCGCGGTCGGCGCGCTTGGCGGCTTCGGCCACTGGCTCCTGATCCTGGCGCATCGATTGGCGCCGGCGACGGTGCTGGCGCCCTTCATCTATTCGCAGATCATCTGGATGCTGCTGCTCGGCTGGCTCGTCTTCGACCAGTTGCCGGACCGCTGGACCTTCGTCGGCGCCGGCATCGTGATCTCGTCCGGGCTCTACCTGCTCTATCGCGAGCGGGTGCGGCATGTGCCGAAGGAAGCGGCTTCGGCACGGCTGGACTGA
- a CDS encoding potassium transporter Kup: MGHENPNPATVRPEDSRFGLDAVDASNGSHGNGGHGTASFAALALGALGVVYGDIGTSPLYALRETILAASGAASGGHGAAVAVDITHVPRSLVIGVLSLILWSLVFVVTLKYVALLLRADNNGEGGTLTLVALAQRALGGARGGIVLILGMAGAALFYGDAVITPAISVLSAVEGLKLVTPVLDDYVVSIASAILIALFLVQSRGTAKVANFFGPVMMVWFLTLAGLGLYHIADDLSVFTSINPYWGIRFFIDHPGVSLAVLGSVCLAVTGAEALYADMGHFGRGPIRSAWLFLVFPSLWLNYLGQAALILSDPSAVDNPFYRLAPKGFVLPLVIMATVATIIASQAVITGAFSLTRQAIQLGLLPRMTIRHTSEHTSGQIFIPRINMMLLVVVLVLVWSFRTSSDLSHAYGISVFGAMVVDSLLAFIVIWKGWRWSLTATIAILTPFFIIDIAFFGANMLKLFSGGYVPVAMALVLMLLMWTWVRGTKILFDKTRKTDVPLLELVSMLSKSPPYRVKGMAVFLTSDPETAPASLLHNLKHNKVLHERNVILTVRSADTPRVAEEERVRLSRITDDFWRVDMVYGYMESPNVPKGLALLRKQGFKFDIMSTSFFLSRRSIKASPQSGMPVWQDNLFIGLTKSATDATNFFQIPTGRVVEVGTQVTV; this comes from the coding sequence ATGGGGCATGAGAACCCGAATCCTGCGACCGTCCGGCCGGAGGATTCCCGCTTCGGCCTCGATGCCGTCGACGCCAGCAATGGCAGCCATGGCAATGGCGGCCACGGCACGGCGAGCTTCGCCGCGCTGGCGCTGGGGGCGCTCGGCGTCGTCTATGGCGATATCGGCACCAGCCCGCTCTACGCGCTGCGCGAGACGATCCTGGCCGCGAGCGGTGCCGCTTCCGGCGGCCATGGCGCCGCCGTCGCGGTCGACATCACGCATGTGCCCCGCAGCCTCGTCATCGGCGTGCTTTCGCTGATCCTCTGGTCGCTCGTCTTCGTCGTGACGCTCAAATATGTCGCGCTGCTGCTGCGGGCCGACAATAACGGCGAAGGCGGCACGCTGACGCTGGTGGCCCTCGCCCAGCGGGCATTGGGCGGCGCGCGCGGCGGCATCGTCCTCATCCTCGGCATGGCCGGCGCCGCGCTGTTCTACGGCGATGCGGTCATCACGCCGGCGATCTCCGTGCTCTCGGCGGTCGAGGGCCTGAAGCTGGTGACGCCGGTCCTCGACGACTATGTCGTCTCGATCGCCTCCGCGATCCTGATCGCCCTGTTCCTGGTCCAGAGCCGCGGCACGGCCAAGGTCGCGAATTTCTTCGGGCCGGTCATGATGGTCTGGTTCCTGACCCTCGCCGGGCTCGGCCTCTACCACATCGCCGATGATCTCAGCGTCTTCACGTCGATCAATCCCTATTGGGGCATCCGCTTCTTCATCGACCATCCCGGCGTCTCGCTCGCGGTGCTCGGCTCGGTCTGCCTCGCCGTCACCGGCGCCGAGGCACTCTATGCGGATATGGGCCATTTCGGACGCGGCCCCATCCGCAGCGCGTGGCTTTTCCTGGTGTTTCCGTCGCTCTGGCTCAACTATCTCGGCCAGGCCGCGCTCATCCTCTCGGACCCCAGCGCCGTCGACAACCCGTTCTACCGGCTGGCGCCGAAGGGCTTCGTCCTGCCGCTCGTGATCATGGCGACTGTCGCCACGATCATCGCGAGCCAGGCGGTCATCACCGGCGCCTTCTCGCTGACCCGCCAGGCGATCCAGCTCGGCCTGCTGCCGCGCATGACGATCCGTCACACCTCCGAGCATACTTCGGGCCAGATCTTCATTCCCCGCATCAACATGATGCTGCTCGTGGTCGTCCTGGTGCTGGTCTGGAGCTTCCGCACCTCCTCCGACCTGTCCCACGCCTATGGCATCTCGGTCTTCGGCGCGATGGTGGTCGATTCGCTGCTCGCCTTCATCGTCATCTGGAAAGGCTGGCGCTGGAGCCTGACCGCCACCATCGCGATCCTGACGCCGTTCTTCATCATCGACATCGCCTTCTTCGGCGCCAACATGCTGAAGCTGTTCAGCGGCGGCTACGTGCCGGTCGCGATGGCTCTGGTACTGATGCTGCTGATGTGGACCTGGGTCCGCGGCACCAAGATCCTGTTCGACAAGACCCGCAAGACCGACGTGCCGCTGCTCGAGCTGGTCAGCATGCTGTCGAAGAGCCCGCCCTACCGGGTCAAGGGCATGGCCGTCTTCCTGACCAGCGACCCGGAGACCGCGCCGGCCTCGCTGCTGCACAACCTCAAGCACAACAAGGTGCTGCACGAGCGTAACGTCATCCTGACCGTGCGCTCGGCCGACACGCCGCGCGTCGCCGAGGAGGAGCGCGTGCGCCTCTCGCGCATCACCGATGATTTCTGGCGGGTCGACATGGTCTACGGCTACATGGAAAGCCCGAACGTGCCGAAGGGCCTGGCGCTGCTGCGCAAGCAGGGCTTCAAGTTCGACATCATGTCGACCTCGTTCTTCCTGTCGCGCCGCTCCATCAAGGCATCCCCGCAATCGGGCATGCCGGTCTGGCAGGACAATCTCTTCATCGGCCTGACCAAGAGCGCGACCGACGCGACGAACTTCTTCCAGATACCGACCGGCCGCGTCGTCGAGGTCGGCACCCAGGTCACGGTCTGA
- the ispG gene encoding flavodoxin-dependent (E)-4-hydroxy-3-methylbut-2-enyl-diphosphate synthase → MNERAFSYLTPERAGPLGRQLTVPVKVGHVTVGGGAPIVVQSMTNTDTADIAATVAQVAALARQGSELVRITVDRDEAAAAVPKIRERLDRIGVDVPLVGDFHYIGHKLLTDHPACAEALAKYRINPGNVGFKDKKDKQFGQIIELAIKHGKPVRIGANWGSLDQELLTALMDENARAVRPLDARAIMREAMVQSALLSAERAEELGLAREYIILSAKVSGVQDLITVYRMLASRANYAIHLGLTEAGMGSKGIVASSAALGILLQEGIGDTIRYSLTPEPGGDRTLEVKTAQELLQTMGFRAFVPLVAACPGCGRTTSTVFQELAQDIQGWISTSMPEWKTRYPGVESLNVAVMGCIVNGPGESKHADIGISLPGTGEAPTAPVFVDGKKVATLRGAGIAAEFKTMVATYVERRFGTGLGSAG, encoded by the coding sequence ATGAATGAGCGCGCCTTTTCCTATCTGACGCCGGAACGCGCCGGCCCGCTGGGCCGCCAGCTCACCGTCCCCGTCAAGGTCGGCCATGTCACCGTCGGCGGCGGCGCGCCCATCGTCGTGCAGTCGATGACCAATACCGACACCGCCGATATCGCGGCGACGGTCGCCCAGGTCGCGGCGCTCGCCCGCCAGGGCTCGGAGCTCGTCCGCATCACCGTCGATCGCGACGAGGCGGCGGCGGCCGTCCCGAAGATCAGGGAAAGGCTCGACCGCATCGGCGTCGACGTGCCGCTGGTCGGAGACTTCCACTATATCGGCCACAAACTCCTGACCGACCATCCGGCCTGCGCCGAGGCGCTGGCGAAATACCGGATCAACCCCGGCAATGTCGGCTTCAAGGACAAGAAGGACAAGCAGTTCGGCCAGATCATCGAGCTCGCGATCAAGCACGGCAAGCCGGTGCGCATCGGCGCCAACTGGGGCTCGCTCGACCAGGAATTGCTGACGGCGCTGATGGACGAGAACGCGCGCGCCGTGCGCCCGCTCGATGCCCGCGCCATCATGCGCGAGGCCATGGTCCAGTCCGCCCTGCTCTCGGCCGAGCGCGCCGAGGAGCTCGGCCTCGCCCGCGAATACATCATCCTTTCCGCCAAGGTCTCCGGTGTGCAGGACCTGATCACGGTCTACCGCATGCTGGCAAGCCGGGCGAACTACGCCATCCATCTCGGCCTGACAGAGGCCGGCATGGGCTCCAAGGGCATCGTCGCTTCTTCGGCCGCGCTCGGCATCCTCCTGCAGGAAGGCATCGGCGACACCATCCGCTATTCGCTGACGCCCGAGCCCGGCGGCGACCGCACGCTCGAGGTCAAGACGGCGCAGGAACTGCTCCAGACCATGGGCTTCCGCGCCTTCGTGCCGCTGGTCGCCGCCTGCCCCGGCTGCGGCCGCACCACCTCGACCGTGTTCCAGGAACTGGCGCAGGACATCCAGGGCTGGATTTCCACCTCTATGCCGGAATGGAAGACGCGCTATCCCGGCGTCGAGAGCCTCAACGTCGCCGTCATGGGCTGCATCGTCAACGGCCCCGGCGAGTCCAAGCATGCCGATATCGGCATTTCGCTGCCCGGCACCGGCGAGGCGCCGACCGCCCCCGTCTTCGTCGACGGCAAGAAGGTCGCGACATTGCGCGGCGCCGGCATCGCCGCCGAATTCAAGACCATGGTCGCGACCTATGTCGAGCGGCGCTTCGGCACCGGTCTCGGCTCTGCCGGCTGA
- a CDS encoding transcriptional repressor gives MTKMQPDAHMHDDHVHHTHDGHDCRHAEDHRRHAADALARAERLCRERGLRLTPIRRQALEALHADHRPIGAYDLADRISPAGGRRLAPISIYRALDFLVEQGFVHRLSSKNAYIACLHGHGANEVVAFLICESCGGVDEDSSPAMKKAVAAIAENRQFSPSHQMVEIVGRCEHCRNAGS, from the coding sequence ATGACGAAAATGCAGCCAGACGCGCATATGCATGACGACCATGTGCACCACACACATGACGGGCACGATTGCCGCCACGCCGAGGATCACCGCCGCCATGCGGCCGATGCTCTCGCCCGGGCCGAGCGGCTCTGCCGCGAGCGGGGCCTGCGCCTGACGCCGATCCGGAGGCAGGCGCTGGAAGCGCTCCATGCCGACCATCGCCCGATCGGCGCCTATGACCTGGCCGATCGCATCTCGCCGGCCGGCGGGCGCCGGCTCGCGCCGATCTCGATCTATCGCGCGCTCGATTTCCTGGTCGAGCAGGGCTTCGTCCACAGGCTCTCCTCGAAGAACGCCTATATCGCCTGCCTGCACGGCCATGGCGCGAACGAGGTGGTCGCCTTCCTGATCTGCGAATCCTGCGGCGGCGTCGACGAGGATTCCTCGCCCGCGATGAAGAAAGCGGTGGCGGCGATCGCCGAAAACCGGCAATTCTCCCCCTCGCACCAGATGGTCGAGATCGTCGGGCGCTGCGAGCATTGCCGGAATGCCGGATCATGA
- a CDS encoding 3-hydroxybutyrate dehydrogenase — MFLKDRTAAITGSTSGIGLAYARALAAEGANLVINGIMPPADAEKLRTDLEQEFGIKAVFSGADMTKPAEIAGFIAEGEKVFGAIDILINNAGIQFVSPIDEFPIEKWDQIIAINLSSAFHTIRAALPKMKEKGWGRIINTASAHAFVASPFKSAYVAAKHGIAGLTKTVALEVATKGITVNAIAPGYVWTPLVEKQIPDTMKARNMTKEQVMNDVLLAAQPTKEFVTVEQVAALAVFLCTDSAKSITGTTLPMDGGWTAA; from the coding sequence ATGTTCCTCAAAGACCGTACCGCCGCGATCACCGGCTCGACCTCCGGCATCGGCCTCGCCTATGCCCGCGCGCTCGCCGCCGAGGGGGCCAATCTCGTCATCAACGGCATCATGCCGCCGGCCGATGCGGAAAAGCTGCGCACCGATCTCGAGCAGGAATTCGGGATCAAGGCGGTGTTCTCGGGCGCGGACATGACCAAGCCGGCCGAGATCGCCGGCTTTATCGCCGAGGGCGAGAAGGTCTTCGGCGCGATCGACATCCTCATCAACAATGCCGGCATCCAGTTCGTTTCGCCGATCGACGAGTTCCCGATCGAGAAATGGGACCAGATCATCGCGATCAACCTGTCCTCGGCCTTCCACACCATCCGCGCCGCGCTGCCAAAGATGAAGGAGAAGGGCTGGGGCCGCATCATCAACACGGCCTCGGCGCATGCCTTCGTCGCCTCGCCGTTCAAATCAGCCTATGTCGCGGCCAAGCACGGCATCGCCGGCCTGACCAAGACCGTGGCGCTCGAAGTCGCGACCAAGGGCATCACCGTCAACGCGATCGCGCCCGGCTATGTCTGGACGCCGCTTGTCGAGAAGCAGATCCCCGACACGATGAAGGCGCGCAACATGACCAAGGAGCAGGTCATGAACGACGTGCTGCTCGCGGCGCAGCCGACCAAGGAATTCGTCACGGTGGAGCAGGTCGCGGCGCTGGCCGTGTTCCTGTGCACGGATTCGGCCAAGTCGATCACCGGGACGACGCTGCCGATGGATGGCGGCTGGACCGCCGCGTGA
- a CDS encoding patatin-like phospholipase family protein: MSGRPSRRAEPVKGLVGPKAEKTVSLALQGGGAHGAFTWGVLDAVLEDGRLGIEALTGTSAGAMNAVVLAEGWIDGGIDGARAKLEAFWRAISVDGKYGGSERSLIDTMLGAWGNNNGTPPGMLFFEMFSKVASPYDVNPLNINPLRGVVADLIDFEKVRACDAVKLFIAATNVRTGKIAVFEGRDLTPDHLMASACLPMVFQAVEIDGEAYWDGGYMGNPALFPLFYQAHCDDILLVQINPIQRRELPTKAREIQDRLNEITFNASMLRELRAIDFVNRLVDAGKLPREEYKRVLMHRIDGGPPLAELTSSSRMNAEWAFLLKLRDMGRTAGKRWLKRNYQAIGETGTLDLRDAIG; this comes from the coding sequence GTGAGCGGGCGCCCCTCCCGCAGGGCCGAACCGGTCAAGGGACTGGTCGGGCCGAAGGCGGAGAAGACGGTTTCGCTGGCGCTGCAGGGCGGAGGCGCGCATGGCGCCTTCACTTGGGGCGTGCTCGACGCGGTGCTCGAAGACGGGCGCCTCGGCATCGAGGCGCTGACCGGCACCAGCGCGGGGGCGATGAACGCCGTCGTGCTGGCCGAGGGCTGGATCGATGGCGGCATCGACGGCGCGCGGGCCAAGCTCGAGGCTTTCTGGCGGGCGATCAGCGTCGACGGGAAATATGGCGGCTCGGAACGTTCGCTCATCGACACCATGCTGGGCGCCTGGGGCAACAACAACGGCACGCCGCCGGGCATGCTGTTCTTCGAGATGTTCTCGAAAGTGGCGAGCCCTTATGACGTCAATCCGCTGAACATCAACCCGCTGCGCGGGGTCGTCGCCGATCTCATCGACTTCGAGAAGGTCAGGGCCTGCGACGCGGTCAAGCTGTTCATCGCCGCGACCAATGTCCGCACCGGCAAGATCGCCGTCTTCGAGGGCAGGGACCTGACGCCCGACCACCTGATGGCCTCGGCCTGCCTGCCGATGGTGTTCCAGGCGGTGGAGATCGATGGCGAGGCCTATTGGGACGGCGGCTATATGGGCAATCCAGCCCTGTTCCCCCTGTTCTACCAAGCGCATTGCGACGATATCCTGCTCGTCCAGATCAACCCGATCCAGCGGCGCGAATTGCCGACCAAGGCGCGCGAAATCCAGGACCGGCTGAACGAGATCACCTTCAACGCTTCGATGTTGCGCGAACTCAGGGCGATCGATTTCGTCAACCGGCTGGTCGATGCCGGAAAGCTGCCGCGTGAGGAGTACAAGCGCGTGCTGATGCATCGGATCGACGGCGGCCCGCCGCTGGCGGAGCTGACCTCGTCCTCGCGGATGAACGCGGAATGGGCTTTCCTGCTGAAGCTGCGCGACATGGGCCGCACAGCCGGCAAGCGCTGGCTGAAGCGCAACTACCAGGCGATCGGCGAGACCGGTACGCTAGACCTGCGGGACGCGATCGGCTGA